The following proteins are co-located in the Oryzias melastigma strain HK-1 linkage group LG8, ASM292280v2, whole genome shotgun sequence genome:
- the LOC112145888 gene encoding guanine nucleotide-binding protein G(I)/G(S)/G(O) subunit gamma-10, whose translation MSNNSAANSSLVIAQKAVKQLRLEASVRRIKVSQAATELKNFCLQNAHKDPLLMGVPSSDNPFRPPKSCVLL comes from the exons ATGTCGAACAACAGCGCCGCCAACAGCAGCCTCGTCATCGCCCAGAAGGCAGTGAAGCAGCTCCGTCTGGAGGCCAGCGTCCGGAGGATCAAG gttTCTCAGGCTGCCACAGAACTGAAGAACTTCTGTTTGCAGAACGCTCACAAAGACCCGCTGCTGATGGGGGTGCCCTCCAGCGACAATCCATTCAGACCTCCCAAGTCATGTGTCCTGCTCTGA